CAAATCTCATGATATGATTctgcaattatttttatccgATTTTCTCGTAGCGGtaattttgtcataaaatattgaaacttaCAGTTATATGTGTATCGCAGTCTATTAGATACCTACATCCGATGTCAGAAATTATGGAAGCCTATCAGTAATTTGGTATACATTGTATTTAAGGTTTAGAACCCCACTTTATATAATGATTGTGAGGACATCAAATCAAGTTGATTCTGCATAAGGTGATTCACGATACAGGgtgtattatttatatttaaatgctAAATATCATTGATCTTGAAcctattgaaataaaaagttttagacAAGACTTTGTCTACAGGAATCTTTTTCTGTGGTAATTACAGTTACTTTGCAGTGAGTTCAGACTTTTCTACTTGTAGTCTTTATTCGTATTGAAAGCTCTAGTTTACTCagaattattaagattttgaCGTTGCTTTTCTGtgaaatttgtatttgtacCTTTGCATCCTACTCAATTCAAAAGGTAGAAGAGCGCTACTTTCCAACTCTTTAACGCTGACGTTTTCCTTTTCTCAAAAGAAAATCAACTTATGAGCTTGGAGACATGTTAGCACAGctatttttggttttaaattaaagggtCTGCAATGTCATTTTAGTAATGTAATTGTAgccatatttactttttaacgTTAACTTGGTACCTTCAACTTTAATAAGCCTCTAAAGAACCACAATAAGCAATAATCTTATTTATCTTCAATGTACATATTCAACGGGAGGCAGCACGTGCGTCTGCTTGAAATGTTTATCGACCAATTAAgaacaattttctttataagcaattaagaaaatttactgGCTACGTTGAAGCATGTAAGTTCCATATTTCCGGTACCTACTTTCACAGACTAGAGTAATCAAACTTAAAAGCCGGATTATTAGTACTTATAAATCATCAGCCTATTTACGTGGGAGATttgattaatttcaaaaacggtcCGTTACAAATAGATTTAGAACGCCTACTAATGTCTTTCCGACTTTAATGTAACTCGTTTTTTGCTGCCAGACTGCGTGGCAGTTTAAATTGACGGTTGGTAAAACTATTTAATAATGATGATGGAAGAGGCTGTAGAATGACCTCACAATAACAGAATtgaatcaaattatttttaagctgATGAAACACCGAAACAACACCGAAAGTTCAATGCTCTGTTTTGATAAACAGTTTTGCTTAATTTTGTATTGTGagtgataaaattaaatcttttttttttcatttttaaatgtttatttaaatgctGAAAAAGTACTTCCAGATACAAGAAAGATAGAGTAGAAAAGTAATATAGTAGTAATAGTAGATACTAGTACTAATAGTAATAAGTAGAGAAAGactagaaaataaatatggccagaaaattttcagtttttgcaTAGAGTTGTCTTGTCCTAGTTTAAGAaactttatcaaaaaatgccttgaaaagaaattgaaaaattttctaaggTTTGAAAATTATAGGATATCTTTAAatgcataataaattttttataaaatcttaaaaaatctatCCATTATCTCAAGGAGTTCCTAAAAGATACTTGGAAGTAGCAATCTAGAAAAAACTGAAGTTAACTAAACATGTTGGAAACATAAGGATAGGAATTACCAAACGGACGAAACGTCTTCGATCGTACAGAAACTTCAATAAAGATATAAGAGTTCGTCTGCAGACCGTCGTTAGATCACGGACACATACTAAGGACGAATGCATGTGAAAAAACGAAACAATACTTCCAAACAATAGAACAGATTGAACTAAGACTGATTATAAAGATAAGGCATCCTGACACCTCACTACACAATCCATCGAACCAATTATTATACGACTGCGcatgcaaaacaaaaataactgaaaggCTGCAACAAATCCAGGCAAGATAGAAAGGCAACCGTCACAACTTGATCATTCTGAACCCCTTTGCCTTACAACACAATTCCTCTTCCTGTTCCCTACAACCACTTTATTGgaacattttcaaatgtatttttttttccttttttttctctgCTATTTTTATGTATCGATGGTGTTTTTGTCACAAGGACAGAAACATCAAATGGTCGATAGCCTTTTTCTCTTTATATtctcccaattttttttctctataatTTTCCGAAAACTGCTCTTGCCTAATTGATCATTCAGTGCAAGGATGTTCTTGACCCCTCCATTGTCAAtgcgaaaaatattttgatgaattgctaatgtaaattaattcttatttGTTATAAGATGTATTAAAATGACTGTTTCGGTAGACGGTAACACTAGTAAACTGAATCATTTGACATGGCATGGTGATGGGAACATTCGTGTTTCAATAATTAGCAAAGCGGCcgccaattaaaaatttcgactTGACTGAATATGGCGAAGATTGACATGAATGCACATCGCAATGTCCAAAACATATTAATCTTGTCTTTATATGTAGTTGCACCTGTGCgaatgtataataaaaatttgcttattacTTACCAGACCGAtactaattattaaatggtAGTTGTAGCAACCTTGAATCAAAAGAGAAATAAACACAGTTTTTTTGTGTTTGATCTGCGTctaaatagttatttttcaaatggcgTCATCTGCAAATCGCACGCTCGGGAAGCGACACACTTCCACTACGATTCAGTGACAAACTAACAGTGCAAGAAGCCAAAAGGCAAATCCGGCTATGGAGCCAGGGTTTCGGTCGGCCACACCTCCACCATCAGGCGCGTGTTGTCACTGTCTCCATTCTCCAAGAGAGCAGAGACCTAAATCTCTGATGGAGAGTCTGTTGGTGGCGAAAATGGAACAAGTCACGATTGGACCAAGTGCGCATCCGCAACTAGTGAGGACGAATAGTGTTGATTCGTGTAGTTCCTTCGGGTCGGGAAATTCTTTGGCAGCTAGTGACATATGTCGTTGTGATGATTGTTTGCTGGGAATTGCTGATTTGTATGTTCAACCTACTGAggagaagaaaaagaaggtaatttatgattttaatttaaaatagaagacaataaaaaatttattacattttttaaaagtagtaTTTGAAATTTACGTTACCATCAATGGAATAGTAAGTATTCGTATTTGTAAACTTGACTCTATTCACAGCTACAGCTTC
The nucleotide sequence above comes from Euwallacea similis isolate ESF13 chromosome 16, ESF131.1, whole genome shotgun sequence. Encoded proteins:
- the LOC136414136 gene encoding uncharacterized protein, which translates into the protein MEPGFRSATPPPSGACCHCLHSPREQRPKSLMESLLVAKMEQVTIGPSAHPQLVRTNSVDSCSSFGSGNSLAASDICRCDDCLLGIADLYVQPTEEKKKKTTTCELRERPLQRPPQHPPGVLQGIHQDSTEADCHLDVVRALEPLSIRAAPF